The following proteins are encoded in a genomic region of Actinomadura sp. NAK00032:
- a CDS encoding long-chain fatty acid--CoA ligase gives MREFSVPAMVEVPDSANLTDAPFTRAAEQPGTIVARRKSGSGAGDAWSAVTAAEFAAEAAAAAKGLAAAGVEPGDRVCLLSRTRYEWTVLDYAVWTAGAVSVPIYETSSAEQIEWIVGDSGAKAVFAETAEHAGRVAEVRDRLPGLAHVWTIDAGGVDEVVRLGADVGDDVIEERRRSRTAADVATLVYTSGTTGRPKGCELTHGNLVSTARNAVQGAISEVAVEGSSTLLFLPLAHVFARLIQVATIEGGIVLGHSDVPSLLPDLASFRPTFLLAVPRVFEKVYNGAEQKAAADGKGKVFKAAAETAIAYSRALDAGRPGLALKAKHKLFDVLVYGKLRAAVGGRVQYAVSGGAALGERLGHFFRGVGITILEGYGLTETTAPASVNRPTAIKIGTVGRPIPGVDVRIAEDGEVLVRGINVLRGYWNNEAATKEALEDGWFHTGDLGSLDGDGFLRITGRKKEILVTAAGKNVAPAPLEDRLRAHPLISQCLVVGDGRKFISALITLDEEALGPWQERLGKPAGMAIDDLRRDPDLIAEIEGAVAEANKSVSHAEAIKKYVILGVDFTEEAGHMTPSLKVKRNVVMKDFADEIDALYAS, from the coding sequence GTGCGCGAGTTCAGCGTCCCCGCGATGGTGGAGGTTCCCGACTCCGCCAATCTGACCGACGCGCCCTTCACCCGTGCCGCCGAGCAGCCCGGCACGATCGTGGCGCGCCGCAAGAGCGGATCGGGAGCGGGGGACGCCTGGAGCGCCGTCACCGCGGCCGAGTTCGCGGCCGAGGCCGCCGCGGCCGCCAAGGGCCTCGCGGCCGCGGGCGTCGAGCCCGGCGACCGGGTGTGCCTGCTGTCGCGGACCCGCTACGAGTGGACCGTCCTCGACTACGCCGTCTGGACGGCCGGCGCCGTGTCGGTGCCCATCTACGAGACGTCGTCCGCCGAGCAGATCGAGTGGATCGTCGGCGACTCCGGCGCGAAGGCCGTGTTCGCCGAGACCGCCGAGCACGCCGGGCGCGTCGCCGAGGTCAGGGACCGGCTGCCCGGCCTCGCGCACGTGTGGACGATCGACGCGGGCGGCGTCGACGAGGTCGTCCGGCTCGGCGCGGACGTCGGCGACGACGTGATCGAGGAGCGCCGCCGGTCCCGCACCGCCGCCGACGTCGCCACGCTCGTCTACACCTCCGGCACCACCGGGCGTCCCAAGGGCTGCGAGCTCACCCACGGCAACCTCGTGTCGACCGCGCGGAACGCGGTGCAGGGCGCGATCTCCGAGGTCGCCGTCGAGGGCAGCTCCACGCTGCTGTTCCTGCCGCTCGCGCACGTGTTCGCGCGGCTGATCCAGGTCGCGACGATCGAGGGCGGCATCGTCCTCGGGCACAGCGACGTCCCGAGCCTGCTGCCCGACCTCGCCTCGTTCCGGCCGACGTTCCTGCTCGCCGTCCCGCGCGTGTTCGAGAAGGTCTACAACGGCGCCGAGCAGAAGGCCGCGGCGGACGGCAAGGGCAAGGTCTTCAAGGCCGCCGCCGAGACCGCGATCGCCTACAGCCGGGCGCTGGACGCGGGCCGCCCCGGGCTCGCCCTCAAGGCGAAGCACAAGCTGTTCGACGTGCTGGTGTACGGGAAGCTGCGCGCCGCCGTCGGCGGCCGGGTGCAGTACGCGGTGTCGGGCGGGGCGGCGCTGGGCGAGCGCCTCGGGCACTTCTTCCGCGGCGTCGGCATCACGATCCTGGAGGGCTACGGCCTCACCGAGACGACGGCGCCCGCCAGCGTGAACCGGCCGACCGCCATCAAGATCGGCACGGTGGGCCGGCCGATCCCGGGCGTGGACGTCCGCATCGCCGAGGACGGCGAGGTCCTCGTGCGCGGCATCAACGTGCTGCGCGGCTACTGGAACAACGAGGCCGCCACCAAGGAGGCCCTGGAGGACGGCTGGTTCCACACCGGCGACCTCGGCTCCCTCGACGGGGACGGCTTCCTGCGGATCACCGGCCGCAAGAAGGAGATCCTCGTCACGGCGGCGGGCAAGAACGTCGCGCCCGCCCCGCTGGAGGACCGGCTCCGCGCGCACCCGCTGATCAGCCAGTGCCTCGTCGTCGGCGACGGCCGCAAGTTCATCAGCGCCCTCATCACGCTGGACGAGGAGGCGCTCGGGCCGTGGCAGGAGCGGCTCGGCAAGCCCGCGGGGATGGCGATCGACGACCTGCGCCGCGACCCCGACCTCATCGCCGAGATCGAGGGCGCGGTCGCCGAGGCCAACAAGTCGGTCAGCCACGCCGAGGCGATCAAGAAGTACGTCATCCTCGGCGTCGACTTCACCGAGGAGGCCGGGCACATGACGCCGAGCCTGAAGGTGAAGCGCAACGTCGTGATGAAGGACTTCGCCGACGAGATCGACGCGCTCTA
- a CDS encoding copper homeostasis protein CutC, with product MSLLEVIALTVDDARAAEEGGADRLEVVADMAADGLTPDPDLVAAMRAATALPMRVMLRANAGFRTTGAELDRLRRATADLAAAGADGFVLGFLDSAGLVDAAATGKLAAVAAPLPWTFHRALDHAADPAQAWRAVRHLGGGLDTVLTAGSPRGVDAGVDVLVRRAAEDPDAAGMIMAGGGLRRKHVAVLAAAGVTAFHVGTAVRPDGAWDLPVDPALVREWRSLVSAATG from the coding sequence ATGTCGCTGCTGGAAGTGATCGCGCTCACCGTGGACGACGCGCGCGCGGCGGAGGAGGGCGGCGCCGACCGGCTCGAGGTCGTCGCCGACATGGCCGCCGACGGGCTCACCCCCGATCCGGACCTCGTCGCCGCGATGCGGGCCGCCACGGCGCTGCCGATGCGGGTGATGCTGCGGGCGAACGCCGGGTTCCGCACGACCGGCGCCGAGCTGGACCGGCTGCGGCGGGCCACCGCCGACCTCGCCGCCGCGGGCGCGGACGGCTTCGTGCTCGGCTTCCTCGACTCCGCCGGCCTGGTCGACGCCGCCGCGACCGGCAAGCTCGCCGCCGTCGCCGCCCCGCTGCCCTGGACGTTCCACCGCGCGCTCGACCACGCCGCCGACCCCGCCCAGGCGTGGCGGGCCGTCCGCCATCTCGGCGGCGGCCTCGACACCGTCCTGACGGCGGGCTCGCCGCGCGGCGTGGACGCCGGGGTGGACGTGCTGGTCCGGCGCGCCGCCGAGGACCCGGACGCCGCCGGGATGATCATGGCGGGGGGCGGGCTGCGCCGCAAGCACGTCGCGGTGCTCGCCGCCGCCGGCGTCACGGCGTTCCACGTCGGCACCGCCGTCCGCCCGGACGGCGCCTGGGACCTGCCCGTCGACCCGGCCCTCGTGCGGGAGTGGCGCTCGCTGGTGTCCGCCGCGACCGGCTGA
- a CDS encoding metallophosphoesterase, with translation MRIHVVSDVHGRADALASAADGADALLCLGDLILFIDYQDHAQGIFADLFGRENADRFIALRTEKRFDDARAFSRGLWASLEGDAWPHIERAVDRQYAQLFAAMPAPAYLTYGNVDVPRMWAAHLRDGHHVLDGETTEIGGLRFGFVGGGLRTEYRTPYELDEETFAAKVAALGEVDVLCSHIPPAVPELLYDTVARRFERGSEAILELIRRTQPRYALFGHVHQPLARRIRVGRTECLNVGHFRARGVPYVLTV, from the coding sequence ATGAGGATCCACGTGGTGAGCGACGTCCACGGCCGCGCGGACGCCCTGGCGAGCGCGGCGGACGGCGCCGACGCCCTCCTGTGCCTGGGCGACCTGATCCTGTTCATCGACTACCAGGACCACGCGCAGGGGATCTTCGCTGACCTGTTCGGCCGGGAGAACGCCGACCGCTTCATCGCGCTGCGCACCGAGAAGCGCTTCGACGACGCCCGCGCCTTCTCCCGGGGCCTGTGGGCGTCGCTGGAGGGCGACGCGTGGCCGCACATCGAGCGCGCCGTCGACCGGCAGTACGCGCAGCTGTTCGCCGCGATGCCCGCCCCCGCCTACCTGACGTACGGCAACGTCGACGTCCCCCGCATGTGGGCCGCGCACCTGCGCGACGGCCACCACGTCCTGGACGGCGAGACCACCGAGATCGGCGGGCTGCGGTTCGGGTTCGTCGGCGGCGGCCTGCGCACCGAGTACCGCACCCCCTACGAGCTGGACGAGGAGACCTTCGCCGCCAAGGTCGCGGCGCTCGGCGAGGTCGACGTGCTGTGCTCGCACATCCCGCCCGCCGTCCCCGAACTGCTCTACGACACGGTGGCGCGCCGGTTCGAGCGGGGCAGCGAGGCGATCCTGGAGCTGATCCGCCGCACGCAGCCGAGGTACGCGCTGTTCGGGCACGTCCACCAGCCGCTCGCGCGCCGGATCCGCGTCGGCCGCACCGAATGCCTGAACGTCGGGCACTTCCGGGCACGCGGCGTTCCGTACGTCCTGACGGTGTGA
- a CDS encoding SRPBCC family protein, with protein sequence MADRTRSSITVKAGKAEIMAVIADLEAYPRWASGIREFTVQETGEDGRALRGRLTFDGGPFSDTVGLAYTWEGDDRVSWELVEPGTVVTGLHGTYALAEEGGATEVVYELAVDVRIPMIGMVKRKGEKRIIDSALKGLKRRVES encoded by the coding sequence ATGGCCGACCGCACGCGTTCCTCCATCACGGTCAAGGCCGGCAAGGCCGAGATCATGGCGGTGATCGCCGACCTGGAGGCGTACCCGCGGTGGGCGAGCGGGATCCGCGAGTTCACCGTGCAGGAGACCGGCGAGGACGGCCGCGCGCTGCGCGGCCGGCTGACCTTCGACGGCGGCCCGTTCAGCGACACCGTCGGGCTCGCCTACACCTGGGAGGGCGACGACCGGGTCAGCTGGGAGCTGGTCGAGCCCGGCACGGTCGTCACCGGCCTGCACGGCACCTACGCCCTCGCCGAGGAGGGCGGCGCCACCGAGGTGGTCTACGAGCTCGCCGTGGACGTCCGCATCCCGATGATCGGCATGGTGAAGCGCAAGGGCGAGAAGCGGATCATCGACTCCGCCCTCAAGGGCCTCAAGCGCCGCGTCGAGAGCTGA
- a CDS encoding ROK family glucokinase, whose protein sequence is MALTIGVDVGGTKVAAGVVDDRGTILEKVRRPTPSTNPKETAETIAEVVDLLKGKYDEVSAVGLGTAGFVDEARATVLFAPNLAWRDEPIKEKVESLVGLPVVVENDGNATAWGEARFGAGRGEDILVLVALGTGIGGGIIVNGELYRGRFGIGAEMGHFRVVPDGRRCGCGNRGCWEQYASGNALVHEARDLARVAPAMAGRLLELGGGRPEGISGPEVSQAAREGDKAALECFRTIAHWAGQGLADLSAILDPGAFIIGGGLSDAGDLLLDPIRAAFEDALTGRGHRPLPDIRIAELGSAAGIVGAADLARVRPVQDAAVRDAAV, encoded by the coding sequence ATGGCCCTGACCATCGGCGTGGATGTGGGCGGCACCAAGGTGGCCGCGGGGGTCGTCGACGACCGGGGGACGATCCTGGAGAAGGTCCGCCGGCCGACTCCCTCGACGAACCCCAAGGAGACCGCCGAGACCATCGCCGAGGTCGTCGACCTGCTGAAGGGCAAGTACGACGAGGTGTCGGCGGTCGGGCTCGGCACGGCGGGCTTCGTCGACGAGGCCCGCGCCACCGTGCTGTTCGCGCCGAACCTCGCCTGGCGGGACGAGCCGATCAAGGAGAAGGTCGAGAGCCTGGTCGGCCTGCCCGTCGTTGTGGAGAACGACGGCAACGCGACCGCGTGGGGCGAGGCCCGGTTCGGCGCCGGGCGCGGTGAGGACATCCTCGTGCTCGTGGCGCTCGGCACCGGCATCGGCGGCGGCATCATCGTCAACGGCGAGCTGTACCGGGGCCGGTTCGGCATCGGCGCCGAGATGGGGCACTTCCGGGTCGTCCCGGACGGGCGCCGCTGCGGCTGCGGCAACCGCGGCTGCTGGGAGCAGTACGCCAGCGGCAACGCGCTCGTGCACGAGGCCCGCGACCTGGCCCGGGTGGCGCCCGCGATGGCGGGGCGGCTGCTGGAGCTCGGCGGCGGGCGGCCGGAGGGCATCAGCGGCCCCGAGGTGTCGCAGGCGGCCCGCGAGGGCGACAAGGCCGCGCTGGAGTGCTTCCGCACCATCGCGCACTGGGCGGGCCAGGGCCTCGCCGACCTGTCCGCCATCCTGGACCCGGGCGCGTTCATCATCGGCGGCGGCCTGTCGGACGCCGGGGACCTCCTCCTCGACCCGATCCGCGCCGCGTTCGAGGACGCGCTGACCGGACGCGGCCACCGCCCGCTGCCCGACATCCGGATCGCCGAGCTCGGGTCGGCGGCGGGCATCGTCGGCGCCGCGGACCTCGCCCGCGTCCGGCCCGTGCAGGACGCGGCCGTCCGGGACGCGGCCGTCTAG
- a CDS encoding endonuclease/exonuclease/phosphatase family protein has product MAAVRLLTYNVRSLRDDAAAVARVVRGAGPDVLCLQEVPRFRAWRVRRRLLARACGLRIAAGRRACGLAVFTAPHVRRVAREFHLLTPDRGLHRRALAIAVLEAGGARLIAASTHLDLEPGPRERHVHEILAHLDRARARHGAPAVLAGDFNEEPGGDAWGLLAARFRDGYAAAPTGGELTFSARNPNRRIDAVFADSAIGIEACGVPEDEALARDYPIATDHRPVMADLRLG; this is encoded by the coding sequence GTGGCCGCCGTCCGCCTGCTGACCTACAACGTCCGGTCGCTGCGCGACGACGCGGCGGCCGTGGCCCGCGTCGTGCGCGGCGCGGGCCCGGACGTGCTGTGCCTGCAGGAGGTGCCGCGGTTCCGGGCGTGGCGGGTGCGGCGGCGCCTGCTGGCGCGGGCGTGCGGCCTGCGGATCGCGGCGGGGCGGCGGGCCTGCGGGCTCGCCGTTTTTACCGCCCCGCACGTCCGCCGGGTCGCGCGCGAGTTCCATCTGCTCACCCCCGACCGGGGCCTGCACCGGCGCGCGCTGGCGATCGCCGTGCTGGAGGCGGGCGGCGCCCGCCTGATCGCCGCGAGCACCCATCTGGACCTGGAGCCCGGCCCGCGCGAGCGCCACGTCCACGAGATCCTCGCCCATCTCGACCGGGCCCGCGCCCGCCACGGCGCGCCCGCGGTGCTCGCGGGCGACTTCAACGAGGAACCGGGCGGCGACGCCTGGGGCCTGCTCGCCGCGCGGTTCCGGGACGGCTACGCGGCCGCCCCCACCGGCGGGGAGCTCACCTTCTCCGCCCGGAACCCGAACCGGCGCATCGACGCCGTCTTCGCCGACTCCGCGATCGGGATCGAGGCGTGCGGCGTCCCCGAGGACGAGGCCCTCGCCCGCGACTACCCGATCGCCACCGACCACCGGCCCGTCATGGCCGACCTGCGGCTGGGCTAG
- a CDS encoding 1-acyl-sn-glycerol-3-phosphate acyltransferase, protein MLWFWILLRIVLSPILYLGWWPRNKGMRNVPKRGPALMVSNHLSFADHFFGPLPLMRPIFFIGKGEYFTGKGIKGLISKGFFTGVGVVPVDRTGGDAAEAALQTGLRILGEGKLLGIYPEGTRAPDDRLYRGKTGVARLALKSRVPVIPMAMINTFDLMPPGKPLPRLGVRPGVRFGEPMDFSRYYGREDDHRVLREITDEIMRAIRELSGQEYVDRYAAEVKAELAGRPVRSAEEDDGGLSDRG, encoded by the coding sequence ATGCTGTGGTTCTGGATCCTGCTCAGGATCGTCCTGTCGCCGATCCTGTACCTCGGGTGGTGGCCGCGGAACAAGGGCATGCGCAACGTCCCGAAGCGCGGCCCCGCGCTGATGGTGAGCAACCACCTGTCGTTCGCCGACCACTTCTTCGGCCCGCTGCCGCTGATGCGCCCGATCTTCTTCATTGGCAAGGGCGAGTACTTCACCGGCAAGGGGATCAAAGGGCTGATCAGCAAGGGCTTCTTCACCGGCGTCGGCGTCGTGCCGGTCGACCGCACCGGCGGGGACGCGGCGGAGGCGGCGCTGCAGACCGGCCTGCGGATCCTCGGCGAGGGCAAGCTGCTCGGCATCTACCCGGAGGGCACCCGGGCCCCCGACGACCGGCTGTACCGCGGCAAGACGGGGGTGGCGCGGCTGGCGCTGAAGTCGCGCGTCCCGGTGATCCCGATGGCGATGATCAACACCTTCGACCTGATGCCGCCCGGCAAGCCGCTGCCGCGGCTCGGCGTCCGGCCCGGCGTCCGGTTCGGGGAGCCGATGGACTTCTCCCGCTACTACGGCCGGGAGGACGACCACCGGGTGCTGCGGGAGATCACCGACGAGATCATGCGGGCCATCCGGGAGCTGTCCGGGCAGGAGTACGTCGACCGGTACGCCGCCGAGGTGAAGGCCGAGCTGGCGGGCAGGCCGGTGCGGTCCGCCGAGGAGGACGACGGCGGGCTCAGCGACCGCGGGTAG
- a CDS encoding MacS family sensor histidine kinase, producing the protein MGLEVALWRAVAVYRGLALVYAAIVIAMNFDGYAHPAAGWAVLAVMAAWTAYAVAAFGDPRRRGWPLLAADLAVAAASILATAWVETAANIAAGRPTLPVSWVAAAVLAWAVAGGRRLGLTAALVLAAANLLVHAIAGTGGGIGGTTFNGIVLLVLAGLVVGHVVRLAREAEARLARAVELESANRERERLARRIHDSVLQVLAMVQRRGGELGGEAAELGRLAGEQEAALRALIGTAPAAPARADTADTADTADADLRPLLTAHASTSVTVSTPATAVPLPAHAAREVAAAVAAALDNVRRHCGDGARAWVLLEDGADGVAVSVRDDGPGMPPGRLAEAAADGRLGVAQSIRGRVADLGGTVAIAAAPGEGTEIEMTVPRRPVRPA; encoded by the coding sequence ATGGGCCTGGAGGTCGCGCTGTGGCGGGCCGTCGCCGTCTACCGGGGGCTGGCGCTGGTCTACGCCGCGATCGTGATCGCCATGAACTTCGACGGCTACGCGCACCCCGCCGCCGGGTGGGCCGTCCTCGCGGTCATGGCGGCGTGGACCGCCTACGCGGTCGCCGCGTTCGGCGACCCGCGCCGCCGCGGATGGCCGCTCCTGGCCGCCGACCTCGCCGTCGCGGCGGCGAGCATCCTCGCGACGGCGTGGGTGGAGACCGCCGCGAACATCGCCGCCGGGCGCCCCACCCTGCCGGTGTCGTGGGTGGCGGCGGCGGTGCTGGCGTGGGCGGTGGCGGGCGGGCGGCGGCTCGGCCTCACCGCGGCGCTCGTGCTGGCCGCCGCGAACCTCCTGGTCCACGCGATCGCCGGGACGGGCGGCGGCATCGGCGGCACCACGTTCAACGGCATCGTGCTGCTGGTGCTCGCCGGTCTCGTCGTGGGGCACGTCGTCCGGCTGGCGCGGGAGGCCGAGGCGCGGCTGGCCCGGGCGGTCGAGCTGGAGTCGGCCAACCGCGAGCGCGAGCGCCTGGCCCGCCGCATCCACGACTCGGTGCTGCAGGTCCTCGCCATGGTCCAGCGGCGCGGCGGCGAGCTCGGCGGCGAGGCGGCCGAGCTGGGCCGGCTCGCCGGGGAGCAGGAGGCCGCGCTGCGCGCCCTCATCGGCACAGCCCCGGCCGCCCCCGCGCGGGCCGACACCGCCGACACCGCCGACACCGCCGACGCCGACCTGCGCCCGCTGCTGACCGCGCACGCGTCCACGTCCGTCACGGTCTCGACGCCGGCGACCGCGGTGCCGCTGCCCGCGCACGCCGCCCGCGAGGTCGCGGCGGCCGTGGCGGCGGCGCTGGACAACGTCCGGCGGCACTGCGGCGACGGCGCCCGCGCGTGGGTGCTGCTGGAGGACGGCGCCGACGGGGTCGCCGTGAGCGTCCGCGACGACGGCCCCGGCATGCCCCCGGGCCGGCTGGCCGAGGCGGCGGCGGACGGGCGGCTCGGCGTCGCCCAGTCCATCCGGGGCCGCGTCGCCGACCTCGGCGGCACGGTCGCGATCGCCGCCGCGCCGGGCGAGGGCACCGAGATCGAGATGACCGTGCCCCGCCGCCCGGTTCGTCCGGCTTAG
- a CDS encoding response regulator transcription factor, translating to MVVDDHPMWREAVARDLAEAGHDVVATAGEGRAAVRIAAAARPEVAVVDLQLPDLSGVEVTRHLAAADPPVRVLVLSASGEQQDVLEAVKAGATGYLLKSAAREEFLDAVRRTGEGDAVFTPGLAGLVLGEYRRLAAAPARAEDDDAPRLTDRETEVLRLVAKGLTYKQIAQRLVLSHRTVQNHVQNTLGKLQLHNRVELVRYAIEKGLDQED from the coding sequence ATGGTCGTGGACGACCACCCGATGTGGCGCGAGGCCGTCGCCCGCGACCTCGCCGAAGCCGGGCACGACGTGGTCGCCACCGCCGGGGAGGGCCGCGCCGCGGTCCGCATCGCCGCCGCCGCGCGCCCCGAGGTCGCGGTCGTCGACCTCCAGCTGCCCGACCTGAGCGGCGTCGAGGTCACCCGCCACCTCGCCGCCGCCGACCCGCCCGTCCGGGTGCTGGTGCTGTCGGCGAGCGGGGAGCAGCAGGACGTCCTGGAGGCGGTGAAGGCGGGCGCGACCGGCTACCTGCTGAAGTCCGCCGCCCGCGAGGAGTTCCTGGACGCCGTCCGCCGGACCGGAGAGGGCGACGCGGTCTTCACCCCCGGCCTCGCCGGGCTCGTCCTCGGCGAGTACCGCCGCCTGGCCGCCGCGCCCGCCCGCGCCGAAGACGACGACGCCCCGCGCCTCACCGACCGCGAGACCGAGGTGCTGCGGCTCGTCGCGAAGGGCCTGACCTACAAGCAGATCGCGCAGCGCCTCGTCCTGTCCCACCGCACGGTGCAGAACCACGTGCAGAACACCCTCGGCAAGCTCCAGCTCCACAACCGCGTCGAACTCGTCCGCTACGCCATCGAGAAGGGCCTCGACCAGGAGGACTAG